Proteins from one Bacteroides zhangwenhongii genomic window:
- a CDS encoding glycoside hydrolase family 2 TIM barrel-domain containing protein, whose amino-acid sequence MGIVSLTTFNATAENAVKPYWQDVQVVAVNKEYPRTVFMTYDNRDDALSGKFERSKYYRLLNGTWKFYFVDSYKKLPDNITDPNISTESWDDIQVPGNWEVQGHGTAIYTNHGYEFKPRNPQPPTLPEANPVGVYRRNIDIPSDWDGRDIYLHLAGAKSGVYVYINGQEVGYSEDSKNPAEFLINKHVKPGKNVLTLKIFRWSTGSYLECQDFWRISGIERDVYLYSQPKVAIKDFRVTSTLDDTYKNGIFKLTMDIRNTGSQTSKDYIIGYKVFDPKTNKVIAKSEKNSAFNANSTVSLFGHTEIEIPNVKTWTSEHPNLYKLLMYIKDGNKIVEMVPFNIGFRRIEIKPIEQKAANGQPYVCLFINGQPLKLKGVNIHEHNPATGHYVPEDLMRRDFELMKQHNLNSVRLCHYPQDRRFYELCDEYGLYVYDEANIESHGMYYDLRKGGTLGNNPEWLKPHMDRTINMFERNKNYPSVTIWSLGNEAGNGYNFYQTYLWLKEADKNIMARPVNYERAQWEWNSDMYVPQYPGADWLESIGKNGSDRPVAPSEYAHAMGNSTGNLWGQWQAIYKYPNLQGGYIWDWVDQGILQKDKNGKEYWAYGGDFGVNAPSDGNFLCNGLVNPDRSPHPAMAEVKYVHQNVGFEATDIASGKFKITNRFYFTNLKKYQIHYNVVANNKIIRGGKVSLDIEPQASKEFTVPVNGLKAQPGTEYFVNFSVTTVEPEPLIPIGYEIAYDQFQLPVQAEKETYKVSGPALSTSTQGDELIVSSSKVNFVFNKKSGLVTSYKVDGTEYFKDGFGIQPNFWRAPNDNDYGNGAPKRLQVWKESSKNFHVTDVSMTNENKVVSLNATYLLAAGNLYIVTYKIYPSGVVNVNAKFTSTDMQAAETEVSEATRMATFTPGSDAARKAASKLEVPRIGVRFRLPAQMNNVQYFGRGPEENYIDRNHGTVVGVYKTTADKMYFNYVRPQENGHRTDTRWIALSPDKGKGLVIVADSLVGFNTLRNSIEDFDSEEALPHPYQWSNFTPEEVANHNEKAARNVLRRMHHVNDITPRDFVEVCVDMKQQGVGGYDSWGSRPEPIYQIPANREYNWGFTLVPVRSPGQANEAAKYDYR is encoded by the coding sequence ATGGGAATCGTTTCCCTGACAACATTTAATGCGACGGCTGAGAACGCTGTAAAGCCTTATTGGCAAGACGTGCAAGTAGTTGCTGTCAACAAAGAGTACCCCCGTACTGTGTTTATGACGTATGACAACCGCGACGATGCGCTAAGCGGCAAGTTTGAGCGAAGCAAATATTACCGCTTATTGAATGGAACATGGAAGTTCTATTTTGTAGATTCTTATAAAAAACTTCCTGATAACATTACCGATCCGAATATCAGCACAGAATCGTGGGATGATATTCAAGTACCCGGTAACTGGGAAGTACAAGGACATGGAACAGCCATCTACACGAATCACGGATACGAGTTCAAACCGCGCAACCCTCAGCCTCCTACCCTGCCCGAAGCGAATCCGGTAGGAGTATACCGCCGGAATATCGACATTCCCTCCGATTGGGACGGACGGGATATCTACCTGCATCTGGCCGGAGCCAAATCCGGTGTATACGTATATATCAACGGACAGGAAGTGGGATATAGCGAAGATTCCAAGAATCCCGCTGAATTCCTTATCAACAAACATGTGAAACCCGGCAAGAACGTACTTACCCTAAAGATCTTCCGTTGGAGTACGGGTTCTTATCTCGAATGTCAGGACTTCTGGCGTATAAGCGGTATCGAACGTGACGTATACCTCTATTCACAGCCCAAAGTGGCAATCAAGGATTTCCGGGTAACATCGACATTGGATGATACTTATAAAAACGGTATCTTCAAGTTGACTATGGATATCCGCAATACCGGTTCTCAAACTTCCAAAGATTATATTATCGGATATAAGGTTTTTGATCCGAAAACAAATAAGGTAATCGCCAAAAGCGAAAAGAATTCCGCATTCAACGCCAACAGTACGGTTTCTCTCTTCGGACATACGGAAATAGAGATACCCAATGTAAAGACATGGACCTCAGAACACCCCAATCTCTACAAACTGCTGATGTATATCAAGGACGGAAATAAAATTGTGGAAATGGTTCCTTTCAATATCGGTTTCCGCCGCATCGAGATTAAGCCGATCGAACAAAAAGCCGCCAACGGACAGCCGTATGTCTGCTTATTCATCAACGGCCAACCTCTGAAACTGAAAGGAGTGAATATCCATGAACACAACCCGGCTACAGGACATTACGTGCCAGAGGATTTGATGCGTCGTGACTTCGAGTTGATGAAACAACATAACTTGAACAGCGTACGTCTTTGCCACTATCCGCAAGACCGACGTTTCTACGAACTTTGCGACGAATACGGGCTGTACGTCTATGACGAGGCAAACATAGAAAGTCATGGAATGTACTACGATCTCCGTAAAGGCGGCACATTGGGTAACAACCCCGAATGGCTGAAACCACACATGGACCGTACGATCAATATGTTCGAACGTAACAAAAACTATCCGAGTGTTACCATCTGGTCATTGGGCAATGAAGCTGGAAACGGATATAACTTCTATCAGACTTACCTATGGCTGAAAGAAGCGGATAAGAATATCATGGCACGCCCCGTTAACTACGAACGTGCTCAATGGGAGTGGAACTCCGATATGTATGTTCCTCAATATCCGGGTGCCGATTGGTTGGAAAGTATCGGCAAAAACGGCAGTGACCGTCCCGTAGCTCCTTCCGAATATGCGCACGCTATGGGTAACTCCACCGGAAACCTGTGGGGACAGTGGCAGGCTATCTATAAGTATCCGAATCTTCAGGGCGGATATATTTGGGACTGGGTAGATCAAGGTATTCTCCAAAAAGACAAAAACGGGAAAGAATATTGGGCATACGGAGGCGATTTCGGTGTAAATGCTCCCAGCGACGGTAACTTCCTTTGCAACGGTCTTGTAAACCCCGACCGAAGTCCGCACCCCGCAATGGCTGAAGTGAAGTATGTACATCAGAATGTAGGATTTGAAGCAACAGACATCGCATCCGGCAAATTCAAGATTACCAATCGTTTCTACTTCACTAATCTGAAAAAATATCAGATTCATTATAATGTGGTCGCTAACAACAAAATCATAAGAGGCGGCAAGGTATCATTGGATATCGAACCGCAAGCTTCCAAAGAATTCACAGTACCGGTCAATGGGCTGAAAGCACAGCCGGGAACAGAATATTTTGTCAACTTCAGCGTAACGACAGTGGAGCCGGAACCTTTAATTCCGATTGGTTATGAAATAGCATACGACCAGTTCCAACTTCCTGTTCAGGCAGAAAAAGAAACTTATAAAGTCAGCGGACCTGCACTAAGCACATCCACACAAGGAGATGAACTCATTGTATCATCTTCAAAGGTAAATTTCGTATTTAATAAGAAAAGCGGTCTGGTGACTTCCTATAAAGTAGACGGTACTGAATATTTCAAGGATGGATTCGGTATCCAACCTAATTTCTGGCGTGCTCCCAATGACAATGATTATGGAAACGGCGCTCCCAAACGTTTACAAGTTTGGAAAGAGTCGAGCAAGAACTTCCATGTGACGGACGTCAGCATGACGAATGAGAATAAAGTGGTTTCATTAAATGCAACTTACTTGTTGGCTGCCGGAAACCTTTATATAGTCACTTACAAAATCTATCCGAGCGGAGTGGTCAATGTGAATGCCAAGTTTACTTCTACGGATATGCAAGCGGCAGAAACGGAAGTTTCCGAAGCTACCCGCATGGCTACTTTCACTCCCGGAAGTGATGCAGCCCGCAAAGCGGCTTCCAAGTTGGAGGTTCCACGCATCGGAGTACGTTTCCGTCTGCCGGCTCAGATGAATAACGTACAATACTTCGGTCGCGGTCCGGAAGAAAATTACATCGACCGTAATCACGGAACAGTTGTCGGTGTATATAAGACAACGGCAGACAAAATGTATTTCAACTATGTTCGTCCGCAAGAAAACGGACACCGCACCGATACACGTTGGATTGCCCTGTCTCCGGACAAAGGTAAGGGGCTGGTCATTGTAGCCGACAGCTTAGTCGGATTCAACACTTTACGCAACTCCATCGAAGATTTCGATTCGGAAGAAGCGCTTCCTCATCCTTACCAATGGAGTAACTTCACCCCCGAAGAAGTTGCCAATCACAATGAAAAAGCGGCACGTAATGTTCTGAGAAGAATGCATCATGTCAATGACATCACTCCAAGAGACTTCGTGGAAGTATGTGTGGATATGAAGCAACAAGGCGTGGGTGGCTATGACAGTTGGGGTTCACGTCCGGAACCAATCTATCAGATTCCGGCCAATCGCGAATACAATTGGGGATTCACACTCGTCCCCGTCCGTTCTCCCGGTCAGGCCAATGAAGCCGCTAAATATGATTATCGATAA
- a CDS encoding DUF3256 family protein yields the protein MKINKLAVAIFFSVVGSISMTSLQAQEAKTVFVNMPDSLSPLLTKVNREDCIDFLESKMRAQVENRFGKKSEMTDLSKDYIRMQMSPQTTWQMKLLALNDTTNIICTISTACAPACDSRIHFYTTDWQPLAASQFITLPILNDFLNTPEPTAVYEFDEASRPADMLLMKADFNKENTELTVTLTTPDYMSKETAEKLKPFLRRPIVYRWENGAFTR from the coding sequence ATGAAAATAAATAAATTAGCAGTCGCTATCTTTTTTTCTGTTGTCGGGAGCATTTCTATGACTTCTCTTCAGGCGCAAGAAGCTAAAACCGTATTTGTGAATATGCCGGATTCTTTGAGTCCGCTGCTGACCAAAGTAAATCGTGAAGACTGTATCGACTTTCTGGAAAGTAAGATGAGGGCACAGGTAGAGAACCGATTCGGTAAGAAATCGGAAATGACGGATTTAAGTAAAGACTATATCCGTATGCAGATGTCTCCACAGACTACATGGCAAATGAAATTATTAGCGTTGAACGATACGACGAATATTATTTGCACTATATCTACAGCTTGCGCTCCTGCTTGCGACAGCCGTATTCACTTTTATACTACCGACTGGCAACCGCTTGCAGCTTCTCAGTTTATCACTTTACCGATATTGAACGATTTCCTGAATACTCCGGAACCGACAGCTGTTTATGAATTTGATGAGGCTAGCCGTCCGGCAGATATGCTACTGATGAAAGCTGACTTTAATAAAGAGAATACAGAGCTGACCGTTACATTGACCACTCCCGATTATATGTCAAAAGAAACGGCAGAGAAACTGAAGCCGTTTCTCCGCCGTCCTATTGTTTATCGCTGGGAGAATGGAGCTTTTACCAGGTAA
- a CDS encoding DUF5715 family protein has product MTIYKLRILPLFLLVISFTTLTSGCKKKDMSLKLNEPRNIRGVVSYKRSFPDLNDAHLKVAKKIGISPLADREEAEAMKEKLTHITDNDFYTVDSLTHSIPYLVPRASALLDTIGSNFLDSLAAKGLNPNQVIVTSVLRTQNDVKRLRRRNGNASANSAHCFGATFDVSWKRFKKVEDEDGRPLQDVSADTLKLVLSEVLRDLRKAEKCYIKYELKQGCFHITAR; this is encoded by the coding sequence ATGACTATTTACAAGCTTCGCATATTACCACTATTTTTACTAGTTATTAGCTTCACGACACTCACTTCAGGGTGCAAAAAGAAAGATATGTCACTGAAACTGAATGAGCCCCGAAACATTCGTGGCGTTGTCAGTTACAAACGCTCTTTCCCTGATTTGAACGATGCACATCTGAAAGTCGCTAAAAAGATAGGTATCAGCCCGTTGGCAGACCGAGAGGAAGCGGAAGCTATGAAAGAAAAACTGACTCATATCACTGATAATGATTTCTATACAGTAGATTCATTAACACACTCCATCCCCTACCTCGTTCCACGTGCCAGCGCATTGCTCGATACAATCGGCTCCAACTTTCTCGATTCACTGGCTGCCAAAGGGTTGAACCCGAATCAAGTGATTGTCACCTCCGTACTGCGTACACAAAACGATGTGAAGCGTCTCCGCCGTCGCAACGGAAATGCTTCCGCCAATTCGGCACATTGTTTCGGGGCTACTTTCGATGTGAGTTGGAAACGCTTCAAGAAAGTAGAAGATGAAGACGGACGTCCCTTACAGGATGTCAGCGCAGACACCCTTAAACTCGTCCTGTCAGAGGTATTGAGAGACTTGCGGAAAGCCGAAAAATGCTATATTAAATATGAACTGAAGCAAGGTTGCTTCCATATTACGGCCAGGTGA
- a CDS encoding flotillin family protein — MTQEILIMVAILVAVILLTFIGILSRYRKCKSDEVLVVYGKTGRDKKSAKLYHGGAAFVWPIIQGYEFLSMKPMQIDCKLTGALSAQNIRVDVPTTITVAISTDPEVMQNAAERMLGLTMDDKQNLITDVVYGQMRLVIADMTIEELNSDRDKFLSKVKDNIDTELRKFGLYLMNINISDIRDAANYIVNLGKEAESKAQNEAQANIEEQEKLGAIKIANQIKERETKVAETRKDQDIAIAETKKLQEISVANADKDRISQVAIANAEKESQVAKAEAEKNIRIEQANTEKESRIAELNSDMEIKQAEAAKKAAIGRNDAQKEVALSNADLAVTQANADKQAGEAAARSEAAVQTAREIAQKEVEEAKARKVESSLKAEKIVPAEISRQEAILQANAIAEKITREAEARAKATLAQAEAEAKAIQLKLEAEAEGKKRSLLAEAEGFEAMVRAAESNPAIAIQYKMVDQWKEIAGEQVKAFEHMNLGNITVFDGGNGGTSNFLNTLVKTVAPSLGVLDKLPIGETVKGIINPENKTEEKPVTKAEEKKK; from the coding sequence ATGACACAAGAAATTCTAATCATGGTCGCTATATTAGTGGCGGTCATCTTACTCACTTTTATCGGTATCTTGTCTCGTTATCGCAAATGTAAGAGTGACGAAGTCCTCGTTGTATACGGTAAGACAGGAAGAGACAAAAAATCCGCAAAGCTATATCACGGAGGAGCAGCCTTTGTATGGCCGATTATCCAAGGGTATGAGTTCTTGTCAATGAAGCCGATGCAGATCGACTGCAAACTGACGGGGGCTCTTTCCGCACAGAATATACGTGTCGATGTACCGACTACTATCACTGTAGCCATCAGCACCGACCCGGAAGTGATGCAAAATGCCGCCGAACGTATGTTAGGGCTGACAATGGACGACAAACAGAATCTGATTACAGATGTAGTCTATGGGCAGATGCGTTTGGTTATCGCCGACATGACGATTGAAGAACTGAACTCCGACCGCGACAAGTTCCTTTCTAAAGTAAAAGACAATATCGATACGGAACTTCGCAAATTCGGTCTGTACCTCATGAATATCAATATCAGTGATATCCGTGACGCTGCCAACTATATCGTAAACTTAGGTAAGGAAGCCGAAAGTAAGGCACAGAATGAGGCGCAAGCGAACATCGAGGAACAGGAAAAATTAGGTGCCATTAAGATTGCCAATCAAATAAAAGAACGGGAAACAAAGGTTGCCGAGACGCGTAAAGACCAGGATATCGCCATTGCGGAAACAAAGAAATTGCAGGAAATTTCCGTTGCCAATGCAGATAAGGACAGAATCTCCCAAGTAGCCATCGCAAATGCGGAAAAAGAATCTCAAGTAGCCAAAGCGGAAGCAGAAAAGAATATCCGTATCGAGCAGGCAAATACCGAAAAAGAAAGTCGTATTGCCGAACTGAACTCCGACATGGAAATCAAACAGGCGGAAGCTGCGAAGAAAGCCGCTATCGGGCGAAATGACGCACAAAAAGAGGTTGCTTTATCAAATGCGGATTTGGCTGTAACACAAGCTAACGCTGATAAGCAAGCCGGTGAAGCCGCTGCAAGATCGGAAGCCGCAGTACAAACAGCCCGTGAAATCGCTCAAAAAGAAGTAGAAGAAGCAAAAGCCCGGAAAGTGGAATCTTCATTAAAGGCGGAAAAGATTGTACCTGCCGAAATCTCCAGGCAAGAAGCTATTCTTCAAGCAAACGCTATTGCGGAAAAGATAACCCGTGAAGCAGAAGCCCGTGCAAAAGCCACTTTAGCACAAGCGGAAGCAGAAGCAAAAGCTATCCAACTGAAACTGGAAGCGGAAGCAGAAGGTAAAAAGCGTTCATTACTTGCTGAAGCGGAAGGTTTCGAAGCAATGGTAAGAGCTGCCGAATCAAATCCGGCTATCGCCATCCAATACAAGATGGTAGACCAATGGAAGGAAATTGCCGGAGAACAGGTAAAGGCATTCGAACACATGAACTTAGGAAATATCACTGTATTCGACGGAGGAAACGGCGGCACAAGCAATTTCCTGAATACACTGGTGAAAACGGTTGCACCAAGTCTCGGTGTATTGGACAAGTTGCCTATCGGTGAAACAGTGAAAGGTATCATTAATCCGGAAAACAAAACGGAAGAAAAGCCCGTAACGAAAGCTGAAGAAAAAAAGAAATAA
- a CDS encoding phosphotransferase enzyme family protein, translating to MKDLSGIVAKFKVQGTVEEIKPLGTGLINDTYKVNTKEVDAPDYVLQRINHAIFQNVEMLQANISAVTGHIRKKLTEAGEADIDRKVLNFLETEEGKTYWFDGESYWRVMVFIPRAKTYETVNPEYSNYAGKAFGNFQAMLADIPETLGETIPDFHNMEFRLKQLRDAVAANAAGRVAEVQYYLDEIEKRADEMCKAERLYREGKLPKRVCHCDTKVNNMMFDEDGKVLCVIDLDTVMPSFIFSDYGDFLRTGANTGDEDDKDLDRVNFNMEIFKAFTKGYLEGAKSFLTPIEIENLPYAAALFPYMQCVRFLADYINGDTYYKIKYPEHNLVRTKAQFKLLQSVEAHTPEMVEFINECLKS from the coding sequence ATGAAAGATTTATCTGGCATTGTAGCTAAATTCAAAGTTCAAGGCACAGTAGAAGAGATCAAGCCTTTAGGAACAGGACTTATCAACGACACCTATAAAGTAAACACCAAAGAGGTAGATGCCCCCGACTATGTCCTGCAACGCATCAATCATGCTATCTTTCAGAATGTAGAAATGCTTCAAGCAAATATATCCGCCGTTACAGGACATATACGCAAAAAACTGACAGAAGCAGGCGAAGCGGATATTGACCGCAAGGTGTTGAACTTCCTCGAAACGGAAGAAGGCAAGACATATTGGTTCGACGGTGAAAGTTACTGGCGTGTAATGGTATTCATCCCACGTGCAAAGACCTACGAGACGGTCAATCCCGAATATTCAAATTATGCCGGAAAAGCATTCGGTAATTTCCAGGCTATGCTGGCCGATATTCCGGAAACACTGGGCGAAACGATTCCCGACTTCCACAACATGGAGTTCCGTCTCAAACAACTTCGTGACGCTGTTGCAGCGAATGCAGCCGGAAGAGTGGCAGAAGTACAGTACTATTTGGATGAAATAGAAAAACGTGCAGACGAAATGTGTAAAGCGGAACGTCTGTATCGGGAAGGTAAACTCCCCAAACGGGTCTGCCATTGCGATACGAAAGTTAATAATATGATGTTCGACGAAGATGGCAAAGTGTTATGCGTCATTGACTTGGATACGGTAATGCCCAGCTTTATCTTCTCCGACTACGGTGATTTCCTCCGTACGGGAGCCAATACGGGTGACGAGGACGACAAGGATTTGGATCGTGTCAACTTCAATATGGAAATATTCAAGGCATTTACAAAAGGCTATCTGGAAGGCGCCAAGTCATTCCTGACTCCGATAGAGATCGAGAATCTTCCTTATGCAGCCGCTCTATTCCCTTATATGCAGTGTGTACGGTTCTTGGCTGATTACATCAATGGAGATACTTACTATAAGATTAAATATCCCGAACATAACTTGGTTCGCACCAAAGCACAATTCAAGTTATTGCAAAGCGTAGAAGCTCACACACCGGAAATGGTGGAATTCATCAACGAATGCTTAAAAAGTTGA
- a CDS encoding DMT family transporter: MWLLLAFLSATLLGFYDVFKKKSLKDNAVLPVLFLNTFFSSLIFLPFILFSIYEPNLLGGSIFNVPVAGWEQHKYIIIKSFIVLSSWIFGYFGMKHLPITIVGPINATRPVMVLVGAMLVFGERLNLYQWIGVLLAVVSFFMLSRSGKKEGIDFKHNKWIFFIVLAAITGAISGLYDKYLMKSLNPMLVQSWYNVYQVFIMCPILLLLWWPKRKSTTPFRWDWTIILISIFLSAADFVYFYALSYDDSMISIVSMVRRGSVIVSFIFGALFFREKNLKSKAIDLILVLIGMIFLYLGTK; the protein is encoded by the coding sequence ATGTGGTTATTGTTGGCTTTTCTATCAGCTACTTTGTTGGGCTTTTATGATGTATTTAAAAAGAAATCACTGAAAGACAATGCGGTGCTTCCTGTATTGTTCTTGAACACTTTCTTTTCCAGCCTTATCTTCCTGCCGTTTATCCTGTTCTCTATATATGAGCCGAATCTGTTGGGAGGAAGTATATTCAATGTCCCTGTTGCGGGTTGGGAACAGCATAAATATATTATCATCAAGTCATTCATAGTGCTGTCTTCATGGATATTCGGTTATTTCGGGATGAAACATTTGCCCATCACGATCGTAGGACCGATCAATGCCACCCGTCCGGTGATGGTTCTTGTAGGGGCAATGCTCGTGTTTGGCGAGCGGTTGAACCTTTATCAATGGATCGGTGTGCTGCTGGCTGTTGTCTCTTTTTTCATGCTGAGCCGTTCGGGAAAGAAAGAAGGAATCGACTTCAAGCATAATAAATGGATATTCTTTATCGTGCTGGCTGCGATAACGGGAGCTATCAGCGGATTGTATGACAAGTATCTGATGAAGTCATTGAACCCGATGTTGGTGCAGTCCTGGTATAATGTTTATCAGGTTTTTATCATGTGTCCCATTCTATTATTGCTTTGGTGGCCGAAAAGAAAGTCGACTACCCCTTTTCGCTGGGATTGGACGATTATCCTGATTTCCATTTTCCTCTCTGCAGCCGACTTTGTCTATTTCTATGCATTGAGTTATGATGATTCCATGATTTCCATTGTTTCGATGGTTCGGCGGGGAAGTGTAATTGTTTCTTTCATTTTCGGTGCGCTTTTCTTCCGTGAAAAGAATTTAAAAAGCAAAGCGATTGACCTTATACTAGTGTTAATCGGAATGATATTCTTATATTTGGGGACTAAATAA
- the truA gene encoding tRNA pseudouridine(38-40) synthase TruA, whose translation MQRYFIYLAYDGTNYHGWQIQPNGISVQECLMNALSTFLRRGIEVVGAGRTDAGVHASLMVAHFDYDEPLDTESVADKLNRLLPPDISVHRVCRVRPEAHARFDATARTYKYYVTTAKYPFNRQYRCRVYSPLDYERMNEAAKVLFEYTDFTSFSKLHTDVKTNICHITHAEWTREEDATWVFTIRADRFLRNMVRAIVGTLIEVGRGKLSIEGFRRIIEQKDRCKAGTSAPGQALFLVNVEYPDTIFLSPTHL comes from the coding sequence GTGCAAAGGTATTTTATTTATTTGGCTTATGATGGAACCAACTATCACGGTTGGCAGATTCAACCGAATGGAATTAGTGTGCAGGAATGCTTGATGAACGCATTGTCTACCTTTCTGCGTCGTGGGATAGAAGTTGTGGGAGCGGGGAGAACCGATGCGGGGGTGCACGCCTCTTTGATGGTCGCCCATTTTGACTATGATGAACCGTTGGATACGGAATCCGTTGCCGACAAACTGAATCGTTTGTTACCGCCTGATATTTCTGTCCATCGTGTTTGCCGTGTCCGGCCGGAGGCTCATGCGCGTTTTGATGCGACAGCCCGGACTTACAAATATTATGTGACCACTGCCAAATATCCTTTCAACCGGCAATATCGCTGCAGGGTTTACAGTCCGTTGGATTATGAACGTATGAATGAGGCGGCGAAAGTGCTTTTCGAATATACTGACTTTACGAGTTTCAGCAAATTGCATACGGATGTAAAGACAAATATCTGCCATATTACCCATGCGGAATGGACACGGGAAGAGGACGCCACTTGGGTGTTTACCATCCGGGCCGACCGCTTTTTGCGGAATATGGTGCGTGCCATAGTGGGCACATTGATTGAAGTGGGGCGTGGAAAGCTTTCCATTGAGGGCTTCAGGCGAATTATAGAACAGAAGGACCGTTGCAAAGCCGGAACTTCCGCTCCGGGACAGGCTTTGTTTCTGGTGAATGTGGAATATCCCGATACGATATTCCTTTCTCCTACACACCTTTAA
- a CDS encoding PhoH family protein: MIEKLIVLEDIDPVIFYGVNNANIQLIKALYPKLRIVARGNVIKVLGDEEEMCAFEENITKLEKYCAEYNSLKEEVIIDIIKGNAPQAEQTGNVIVFSVTGKPIIPRSENQLKLVEGFAKNDMVFAIGPAGSGKTYTAIALAVRALKNKEIKKIILSRPAVEAGEKLGFLPGDMKDKIDPYLQPLYDALQDMIPAAKLKEYMELNVIQIAPLAFMRGRTLNDAVVILDEAQNTTTQQIKMFLTRMGMNTKMIVTGDMTQIDLPASQTSGLVQALRILKGVKGISFVELNKKDIVRHKLVERIVDAYEKFDKEVKAERNGSPQRTQSTQSLH; this comes from the coding sequence ATGATAGAGAAACTGATTGTTCTTGAGGACATTGATCCGGTTATTTTTTACGGCGTAAACAACGCCAACATACAGTTAATTAAAGCTTTATATCCAAAGCTACGCATAGTTGCCCGAGGTAATGTCATCAAAGTGCTGGGCGATGAGGAAGAAATGTGTGCTTTCGAAGAAAATATCACCAAACTTGAGAAGTACTGCGCCGAATATAACTCTCTGAAAGAAGAGGTTATTATTGACATTATAAAAGGAAATGCCCCGCAAGCAGAGCAAACCGGGAACGTGATTGTATTCAGCGTCACAGGAAAGCCCATCATCCCCCGAAGCGAAAACCAGCTGAAACTGGTAGAAGGATTCGCCAAAAATGATATGGTATTTGCCATCGGTCCGGCGGGTTCGGGAAAGACATATACCGCTATCGCCCTTGCCGTACGCGCATTGAAAAATAAAGAAATCAAGAAAATCATCCTTAGCCGCCCCGCCGTAGAAGCCGGAGAAAAGCTCGGTTTCCTGCCCGGCGACATGAAAGATAAGATCGACCCATACTTGCAACCTTTATATGATGCCTTGCAAGACATGATACCTGCCGCCAAGTTAAAGGAATACATGGAATTGAACGTTATCCAGATTGCTCCGTTAGCCTTTATGCGCGGACGTACACTGAATGACGCAGTCGTAATTTTGGATGAAGCCCAAAACACCACTACGCAACAAATCAAAATGTTCCTTACCCGTATGGGTATGAACACCAAAATGATTGTGACGGGAGACATGACACAGATCGACCTCCCCGCTTCACAAACATCGGGATTGGTGCAAGCCCTCCGTATCTTGAAAGGAGTGAAAGGTATCAGTTTTGTTGAACTGAACAAAAAAGATATCGTACGCCATAAACTGGTGGAACGTATCGTGGATGCTTACGAAAAATTCGACAAAGAAGTGAAAGCCGAACGGAATGGTTCACCACAGAGGACACAGAGTACACAGAGTCTTCATTGA